The Pagrus major chromosome 10, Pma_NU_1.0 genome contains a region encoding:
- the cdca9 gene encoding borealin-2, which yields MPLRRTRNAGAAPDKEQLGREMRQSRLALFIQQFEKEAQERMNELEAKMENTLATMDKVFKVEVMKMPPSLQSALIGDLISEEEISASEVSIAMKNESIVMHQPLRRVPSKRGKAIDSTPGQSNPAQRTSSKTSKGGKGTKRTRTLVGSNSAGNLRGDSVTVKRTQSRLTKTNEQTVPSKPKLRSVSAGDLHCSVAGSAAHITVTTAQGQTVSFSEETKDEINLDVLDDMAWCQIQRLTSLMEYLSRRSRCQH from the exons ATGCCGCTGAGGCGGACGAGAAACGCAGGCGCTGCCCCGGATAAAGAGCAGCTGGGCCGGGAGATGCGACAGAGCAGGCTGGCCCTCTTCATCCAGCAGTTTGAGAAAGAAG CACAAGAGCGCATGAACGAGCTAGAGGCCAAAATGGAGAACACGTTGGCGACTATGGACAAAGTCTTCAaggtggaggtgatgaagatgcCCCCCTCTCTTCAAAGCGCGCTCATCGGGGATTTAATAAGCG AGGAGGAGATCTCAGCAAGTGAGGTGTCCATCGCCATGAAG AATGAGTCTATTGTGATGCACCAGCCCCTCAGGAGGGTACCCAGTAAAAGAG ggaAAGCAATTGATTCTACACCGGGTCAGTCCAACCCAGCCCAGAGGACCTCATCAAAGACCTCCAAG GGAGGAAAGGGGACAAAAAGGACCAGAACATTAGTTGGTAGCAACAGCGCTGGGAATCTCAG GGGCGACTCAGTCACTGTCAAGAGAACCCAAAGCCGCTTAACAAAGACCAACGAGCAGACCGTGCCGAGCAAACCTAAACTCAG GTCCGTCTCTGCCGGTGACCTGCACTGTTCAGTGGCAGGCTCTGCTGCACACATCACTGTAACCACAGCACAGGGACAG ACTGTCAGCTTTTCTGAAGAGACCAAGGATGAAATTAACTTGGACGTGCTGGATGACATGGCGTGGTGCCAGATTCAGAGGCTCAcg AGTCTGATGGAGTATCTGTCGAGGCGAAGTCGCTGCCAGCATTGA
- the plin2 gene encoding perilipin-2 produces the protein MAAAAVIPNQNVVERVTSLPLVSSTYGLVSTVYSNTKDTHPYIRTVCEAAEVGVRNITSVVLTTASPIIDKLEPQIALANDLACKGLDKIEKTLPILHQPSEQIVSSAKDVVTTAKDVMTGTVSGAKDTVSDTLTSAVEKTRGAVQDGMEKTRAVVSGSVSTVLESRVARLVSSGVDTALSTSESLVEQYLPLTEDELELEAKTVRGFDRKEPSYYVRLGSLSTKLRKRAYTRAVTRIQDAKQRSREFISELNTTVDLIEYGRKNIDGANQMVNDKLSSLVAWRSSGPSQENGHEAEVIESRTLALARSLTQQLQTTCLTLVSSLQGLPNNIQQEALSLSRSASQMYTNFSEANRLRDVPDSVLNSSRAQLARMKDSLDNVMDYVVNNTPLNWLVGPFYPRMAPEQSQKPANGASSTRATSSSSPSAPPHREQPMEVEMESLHSHQH, from the exons atggcagcagctgcagttatCCCCAATCAA AATGTGGTGGAGAGGGTGACCAGCCTCCCTCTGGTGAGCTCCACCTATGGCCTGGTGTCCACCGTGTACTCCAACACCAAGGACACCCACCCTTACATCAGGACCGTGTGCGAGGCTGCCGAAGTAGGAGTCCGAAACATCACCTCCGTGGTGCTCACCACTGCTTCGCCCATCATCGACAAGCTGGAGCCTCAGA TTGCCCTGGCCAATGACCTGGCCTGTAAAGGTTTGGACAAGATCGAGAAAACCTTGCCCATTCTTCACCAGCCATCTGAGCAG ATTGTTTCCAGTGCCAAGGATGTGGTAACCACCGCTAAAGATGTCATGACAGGCACAGTGTCCGGCGCCAAGGACACGGTCTCGGACACTCTGACCAGCGCCGTGGAGAAGACTCGGGGCGCGGTGCAGGACGGGATGGAGAAGACCAGGGCTGTCGTGAGCGGGAGTGTCAGCACGGTGCTGGAGAGCAGAGTGGCCCGGCTGGTCAGCAGCGGAGTGGACACGGCCCTGAGCACCTCTGAGAGTCTGGTGGAGCAGTACCTGCCTCTGACGGAGGACGAACTGG AGCTGGAGGCCAAAACTGTGCGAGGCTTTGACAGGAAGGAGCCGAGCTACTACGTCCGCCTGGGTTCACTCTCCACCAAGCTGAGGAAGCGGGCGTACACCAGGGCAGTGACTAGAATCCAAGACGCCAAGCAGCGAAGCAGGGAGTTCATCTCTGAGCTGAACACCACTGTCGACCTG aTTGAATATGGCAGGAAGAATATTGATGGGGCTAACCAGATGGTAAATGACAAGCTGAGCTCCCTGGTGGCGTGGAGGTCCAGTGGTCCAAGCCAGGAGAATGGTCACGAGGCAGAG GTGATCGAGTCTCGCACCTTGGCCCTGGCCCGTTCCCTCACCCAGCAGCTCCAGACCACCTGCCTCACCCTCGTCTCCAGCCTGCAGGGCCTCCCCAACAACATCCAGCAGGAGGCGCTCTCCCTCAGCCGTTCCGCCTCACAAATGTACACCAACTTCAGCGAGGCCAACAGGCTGAGAGACGTGCCGGACTCGgtgctgaacagcagcagagcccAGCTGGCCAGAATGAAAGACTCCCTCGACAACGTCATGGATTACGTGGTCAACAACACGCCGCTCAACTGGCTGGTCGGTCCCTTCTACCCACGGATGGCTCCAGAGCAGAGTCAGAAGCCGGCTAATGGTGCCAGCAGCACACGAGCTACGTCCTCAAGCTCTCCGTCAGCCCCGCCACACAGAGAGCAGCCGATGGAAGTGGAGATGGAGTCACTACATTCCCACCAGCACTAG